The DNA region aaactataaatGTTTGGTGTTTGAGTACTCGTAATGACCTGAGGAATCATATTGGCATGTCAGTTTTACcgtatagtgaacatagtaaataaaaaaaaaaataataattgtggaatttcacttttttgggggaatttttgttCCCACTTTCCATTAACTATATGGTAAAATCTGATATggatatattgacagaaaaataaagaagttatggctctttgaagaagggcaggaaaaaatgaaaatgcaaaaaaatgaaaatcgtAATGTTATGAAGGAGTTAATGCACAATCCAGATAAGTGATTTAATTGCAGTGATACCATGCTGTCCTGTATCTGTAAAATCTGGATATGTTTTAGCATTAGATGGAGAATCTCTGAATGATATTGATTTTCCTACCAGTCCATCTCCCGCCACTTTTACCAAACTGTTACTAAATTTAAAAAATGATCGGAAGGGCTAGTGGCTTGTACCAGATCCTACAGTGGGTAGATGTGAGTGACGATGACAGATCTACTGATTTCTCTTATAAAAATAATTTATTATGGGGTGGGAAAAGGAGATACCATTTAAGATGAAgacaatatttatatttttttaactagCTTTAAAATCCACTTGGCAGATCTTGCATATTTTACACAACTCATGGTTGGAAACCGGTAGTTGTGCAAGTATCGTAATCCAAAAAGCAAACTATAAATAATTCTAAGGAGCGTGAAAGCATATCTgaatattatattgcacataacATAATGTAGAGAACAAAGATCTATTTAGTTATTTGTACTTTATGACCAAAATCTCACACCTTGGACATGTCACTTTTTTAATAGGAAAATATAAATTAGAGCTTCATCCTTTGCCTTTGGTAATAACTACCCTTAAAGTGTTGACTTCCAAACCAGCAAAGGACAACTTCTGGATAAAATTTGGGTGATTAATAATGATGAACAAGTGTACTTGGATAAAGGGTTTATCCGAGCAAGCTAGGGtactaaccaagtgtctttggtgTACTCACAAAATAGGTTTTACTCATCATGGCTGCATGTTTCGAGGCTGTTCAACaggtgcaacacatgcagggattgcctatttgttagtcagtccatgcatgtgttgcagctgtccgacagccatgagacatgcagcggcGAAGACACAAACCTATTTTTTTAGCACtttgaagacacttggttagcacccaagcTTGCTCTGATAAACCCTAATCCTAGCACACACACTCATCACTACTGATTAATAGAGTTGGAGAAAATTTATTGACCGGACCTGTGGATGCCGGGAAATAGAATGAGAGGTGGTCCTCAGGACTTCCGTCCCATGGCCATGAATCACCGAAGAGGCTGATGGACTGGGTCCTGCGAATTGATTTGCACCAACTCAAGTGGCTAATTATAGTGATCCATAAGATGTCTTTGGACATTTCCTCTAACAGTTAATCAATATGTAGTATGATGCAATCAGCTATCCAACATGTCTGTTTTTTGATAATTATTTCCGGCCTCAAATATGACAAATTATTCATGTTATCAAATTCCAAGTATAACCAACCCAACTTGGTTGTGTTATCATCAGAGACTTATGTCCATGGAGTAATGTGCTTCTATGTCTTATGGTCACACACTATTTCTCTGGATATGCTAACAATATCTTATCCTTACAGCTCAGTAACAACATAACAGCAGGACTCGGTGTTGCCGTTGAGATTATTCTTACTTTTCAACTGGTTTTGTGCATCTTTGCATGTACAGACAGCCGCCGAACTGATCTTTTAGGGTCTCCAGCTATATCTATTGGCCTTTCGGTTGCATTGGGTCACCTTGTAGGGGTAAGTAGTATTGCATTTTTATAAATATCCTCATAGCATAATATGTTGATAGACATCTATATAATTGTCATTTATGCACTTATGTGCATGCTTCACGTGTTGCTATTGAAATACTGTATTACTCTAGTAATAGGAGTATTTGACTATATTTAATGCACTCCCTCAGATCTATGAATTTGAGGAGTTGATGAGAAAGTTTATTATTTGCATTATTAGAGAGATAAGCTCTGTCAGTTCTGAACAATCTTATTATTGGGAGCTTAATTTAGGGAATTGATTTTAAAGGCAACTTGTCACTATGAAATTCAGACTTCTTAGAGAGTTCTAAGTATTTTATTCATTTAAACCAGTGTTCATTCTGGGCTTAGAAGTCGAGTGGAAGGTCCAGGGATTGACAGCTAACTCTACACCCTAATAAAATGAAGGCTGACCATCACCGATTAGGACCGCCTACTGGATTCCTAAATCCAGGATGTGCAGAGGTTAAAACTAATAAATTATTagttatatatatttgtaagaaaatattcaTTATATCAATCTTCTCAACCTCTCCAGCTCTGTAACACGATGCTTACAGATTGAGATGTATTTTCAAAGTTTTTCTTCCCTTAAAAAGGAGAATAGATGTAAGTTTAATATATTAACTAAGTATTTGATAGTGGAAGGAACAGAAAATCCAAGCAGAATATTGTTGGTCAAGCCAGTTTTTTTGTTCTGGAGCAAAAAGGTACATAAACTATTGCCCTATTGTATAGATTTTTATTAGTTTTATATAACAAGGATACACCCTATATTACAAACCTTAGCTTGGTTACACATAATTAAAAGAACAGCCTGAAATGTATTTTGGTCCGTTCTCCCAGATTGTCTTGACTGCAATTTTGAGAACTCCAGCAGATGTTGTGTCCCAGTGTTCTTCACCTGTTGACAGTTCctgcttttttttataaaatcacaaTGGTATTGATAATGTTTTACTCAAATAGTCAACTCTGGTTACAGAGCAGCTAGAGCCTTACCATCATTTACCATCACCAGCTATTTTTATAGAAGAAAAGAAAAGATGCTCCTAATTTCCCTGACGCTGCCAGCAATAGGGCATCAGCTTTCTATTCCAGGTCCCATCGTTATCAGAATTTTTTTCTCTAAAACCTAGTATGCACAGAAAACAATCAAATAACATTTTCTACTGTTTAATTGCAatactattttttatattttagatATACTTCACTGGTTGCTCAATGAATCCTGCCCGCTCGTTTGCTCCAGCGGTCATTATGAGAAACTTTCGAAATCAATGGGTAAGGATATTTAAAAATCTATAAGTAACATACTCTTACTCCTAGAAAAGATACACACCATTAGATAGACAGATAATCAGTCGAGCAAAAAAGAAGATACTTCATATTCCATGTAAAAATAGATCCTTTACTGACCGATATTTATAGTTGTGTAACATCCCCCTAGAACCGTTTTCAAGCTGTACCAGTTATCTAAATTTAGATTGTCCAGTAAAGCTTCCAGCAATCCAAAGCAAAATTGGATCCTTTATTGACCCCTTTCCATTGTTTCAGTCTACCTGGAACCCTTTTTAAAGCACTGCTCCATCATTTTTATTTTACCACTGGAGCGGTGACACTAATCTAAGCTCCCTGCActtagtctcatacttaccagccacCGTCTTCTTCTGTTTCCGGCACCGCTTTGGTCTGTCCTCTGCAGATTGTGTCCTGCTTACCAGTGTTTGCTGGTTGATCCGGAACTCACAATTCaaagtaagtctatgagagccaaaacGAGGCCAGAACAAGGATCTCAAAGACTTACACTTGGagattgtgaccgttacctctgatttCTGGTCAGTCAAAAGTTGGGATGCCAGAAAAAGCAGAAGATAGTGGCTGGTGAGCATAATACTAGGGTCATGGACCCTACataagtagcaccactccagcgctgaaataaaaaaaactatggaGTAGTGCTTTAATATAgttaatggatggatagatagtcATCTGTTATGTAATTTGTCATGtctcatatatataaatgtattggATTGACTTTGTATACTTTATATTGTAGGTCTTCTGGGTTGGGCCATTAGCAGGAGGTATCATAGCCTCATTAGTGTACAATTATATGCTCTATCCAAACATAAGACCCGCAAGAGAGAAGTTAGCCATACTTTTGGGGACCTGTGAGCCATCAGATGACTGGATTGAGGAGCCTGAACAGTGCAAGAGACGTTCCCTGGACTGTCCTGAACGTGTAAATCACCGTTTCTCTATGTAACAACAATGGGTGAACTTAGAATAGCCATTGGACATTGTCTATAAATATCAAAGCTGGCACTAAGGTGCTGATCAAAAGGCTCTTGATATTTGGAAATCCAAAACTTCTTTTGTAGTTCTGCTACGCCAAAGCAAAGAAGTTTGGTACTTGCAACAAAGATTGTCGTTTCTGAAAAACAAAGATTTAATTTATTGATTAGATGTAGTTTTTATATCCATAAGTGTTATCCGTATTTTACCAGCTTGATTCAAAATGATACAGATCAAATGTA from Ranitomeya variabilis isolate aRanVar5 chromosome 3, aRanVar5.hap1, whole genome shotgun sequence includes:
- the LOC143817010 gene encoding aquaporin-5-like, with the protein product MRRELCSWAFYRAVFAEFLATLIFVFFGLGSALRWPASLPTVLQISLAFGFVIGTMVLTVGHISGAHINPAVSFAFVLGSQISIVRGIFYIIAQILGGLAGAGILYAVVPPAIRGNLAMNTLSNNITAGLGVAVEIILTFQLVLCIFACTDSRRTDLLGSPAISIGLSVALGHLVGIYFTGCSMNPARSFAPAVIMRNFRNQWVFWVGPLAGGIIASLVYNYMLYPNIRPAREKLAILLGTCEPSDDWIEEPEQCKRRSLDCPERTVLQLSRL